In uncultured Desulfobacter sp., one DNA window encodes the following:
- the hybB gene encoding NrfD/PsrC family molybdoenzyme membrane anchor subunit has protein sequence MHKPMALRKPFWTPGVLVMVAFMIVGAFTIIARFTGGIGYVANLSTARPWGLWVGVDVATGVALAAGGFTTAAVAHIFGRHAYEPVTRPALLTAVLGYTFVVLGLIVDIGRSWAIWKPMFNWNTNSVLFEVAMCVMCYLNVLYLEFFPIVAEQFKGNVNLPGPLALLNGIVDGILHIGDAIIDKIMWALIILGVVLSCMHQSSLGSLMLIAPTKLHPLWYTPILPLLFLTSAFAVGYPMVVFETTIASSSFKLDSEMNILTPLTRITIFLLGFYMALKIGDMAVRGTWIYLLDGTAQSNAFVAELVLGVILPWFMLLSPRIRASRKGLFTAATLIVAGVVLNRINVFIVGFKPPLSDPGYFPSIAEMMVTFGLIATLMFLYRIAVTYLPVLQGSQEVSR, from the coding sequence ATGCATAAACCCATGGCATTAAGAAAACCGTTTTGGACACCCGGAGTTCTGGTAATGGTGGCCTTTATGATCGTCGGTGCTTTTACCATTATTGCCCGGTTTACCGGGGGGATCGGATATGTGGCCAACTTAAGTACGGCCCGGCCCTGGGGCCTTTGGGTGGGTGTGGATGTGGCCACAGGCGTGGCCCTGGCTGCCGGCGGATTTACCACGGCGGCAGTGGCCCATATTTTTGGCCGGCATGCCTATGAACCTGTTACCCGCCCGGCACTGCTCACTGCTGTTTTAGGGTACACCTTTGTGGTCCTTGGGCTTATCGTGGATATCGGCCGTTCCTGGGCGATCTGGAAACCCATGTTCAACTGGAATACCAATTCCGTATTGTTTGAAGTGGCCATGTGCGTCATGTGCTATCTCAATGTGCTCTACCTGGAGTTTTTTCCTATTGTGGCCGAGCAGTTTAAAGGAAATGTAAACCTGCCGGGCCCATTGGCCCTGCTCAACGGCATCGTGGATGGGATCCTGCACATCGGGGATGCTATTATCGACAAAATCATGTGGGCTTTGATTATTCTGGGGGTGGTGCTCTCCTGCATGCACCAGTCAAGTTTGGGATCGCTGATGCTCATTGCCCCCACCAAACTGCATCCCCTGTGGTACACGCCCATTCTGCCGCTGTTGTTCTTAACTTCAGCGTTTGCCGTGGGCTATCCCATGGTGGTGTTTGAGACCACCATTGCCAGCAGTTCATTCAAGCTGGATTCAGAAATGAACATTCTGACGCCCTTAACCCGGATCACCATTTTTCTTCTGGGGTTCTACATGGCGCTTAAAATCGGGGATATGGCGGTCCGGGGCACCTGGATCTATCTTCTGGACGGTACGGCCCAGAGCAATGCCTTTGTGGCGGAACTGGTTTTGGGTGTAATCCTTCCCTGGTTCATGCTGCTTTCTCCCAGAATAAGGGCATCGCGCAAAGGGCTTTTTACAGCAGCAACGCTTATTGTGGCAGGCGTAGTCCTGAACCGGATTAACGTATTCATTGTCGGGTTTAAACCGCCGTTGAGCGACCCGGGGTATTTTCCTTCCATCGCAGAGATGATGGTGACCTTTGGATTGATTGCCACGCTTATGTTCCTTTACAGGATCGCGGTGACCTATCTGCCGGTGCTGCAAGGATCACAGGAGGTGTCCCGATGA
- the hybA gene encoding hydrogenase 2 operon protein HybA, whose product MQLSRRHFFKIMGAATATATVAPATAEAWQSNAPPDPFGCLVDLTRCVGCRKCEEACAEVNHLPAPERAACQCTVFEKKRRPDDKAYTVVNRYFTGTVDENDAPVPTFAKVQCMHCQDPACVSACIVGALTKDETGAVRYNVDKCIGCRYCMVACPFEIPAYEYFDPVTPRVMKCTFCYDKISKDGGLPGCATICPTEALTFGKLQTLLDVAKKRLTQNPGKYIDHIYGEKEAGGTSWIYISAVPFETVNLPDLPDKPMPELSETIQHSLFSYLWSPIALFSLLGAIMFGIHKAEKTKETPSQKGGRDA is encoded by the coding sequence ATGCAGCTGAGCAGAAGACATTTTTTTAAAATCATGGGCGCGGCCACGGCCACGGCAACCGTTGCGCCTGCAACCGCAGAGGCCTGGCAGTCCAATGCCCCGCCTGATCCGTTCGGGTGCCTGGTTGATCTGACCCGGTGTGTGGGTTGCCGCAAATGCGAAGAGGCCTGCGCCGAAGTCAACCATTTGCCGGCACCGGAACGGGCTGCCTGTCAATGTACCGTTTTTGAAAAGAAGCGGCGCCCGGATGATAAGGCCTATACGGTAGTTAACCGGTATTTCACCGGAACAGTGGATGAAAATGATGCCCCGGTTCCCACCTTTGCCAAGGTCCAGTGCATGCACTGCCAGGATCCGGCCTGCGTGTCGGCTTGCATTGTGGGGGCGCTGACCAAGGACGAGACCGGCGCGGTGCGGTACAATGTGGACAAATGCATCGGCTGCCGTTACTGCATGGTGGCCTGTCCCTTTGAGATCCCGGCATACGAATATTTTGACCCTGTCACCCCCCGGGTGATGAAATGCACCTTCTGTTACGACAAAATATCAAAGGATGGCGGACTGCCCGGATGCGCCACCATCTGCCCCACCGAGGCACTGACATTCGGCAAACTGCAGACCCTGCTTGACGTAGCCAAAAAACGGCTGACCCAAAACCCGGGCAAGTATATCGACCACATCTACGGGGAGAAAGAGGCGGGGGGCACCTCCTGGATTTATATCTCTGCGGTTCCCTTTGAAACGGTCAACCTGCCGGATCTGCCGGATAAGCCCATGCCGGAACTGTCGGAAACCATCCAGCACTCGCTGTTCAGTTATCTGTGGTCTCCCATTGCACTTTTCAGCCTTCTGGGTGCGATTATGTTCGGCATACACAAGGCGGAAAAAACCAAAGAAACGCCTTCGCAGAAAGGAGGGCGTGATGCATAA
- a CDS encoding sigma 54-interacting transcriptional regulator: protein MLIHEHEMDAFWEKIVNTINDGLMFIGPDGTIQMVNKAFENLTGYTSAQAVGMSCRMLECDACEQTLSPIDTSVWCRLFSPQEAEMQKCRCLIKRKDGSYLPVLKNAAAFRDEHQKVVGVVETLTDISELERLDKQVNMLARQRSHDNDFFGMTGKSQQMETVFDMIRKASNSNAPVIILGESGSGKELVADAIHLNGARKQGPFIRLNCAALNPSVLESEMFGHVKGAFTGAHSNRIGRFEAAHQGSFFLDEIGDMPMPLQTKLLRVLESGQFERVGDITPVRVDVRIITATNKNLERLIEKNEFRQDLFYRINVIPIYLPPLRQRSEDIPLLVNTFIRQCNQSTGKTISGVSRDVMDLFMAYQWPGNIRELKNAMDYAFVTADGPIIQLDHIPKRIGDDAERSTRPENKKRTDNTTDEKQQLIDALIKANGNQTRAAKLLNVNRVTVWNRMKKYHIDLQKTLAYQ, encoded by the coding sequence ATGCTGATACATGAACACGAAATGGATGCGTTCTGGGAGAAAATTGTCAACACAATCAACGATGGGCTGATGTTCATTGGGCCGGACGGCACCATTCAGATGGTTAACAAGGCATTTGAAAATCTGACCGGCTATACCTCAGCCCAGGCCGTGGGTATGTCCTGCCGTATGCTTGAGTGTGATGCATGTGAGCAGACTCTGAGCCCCATAGACACGTCGGTGTGGTGTCGTCTGTTTTCCCCCCAGGAGGCGGAAATGCAGAAGTGCCGATGCCTGATCAAGCGCAAAGACGGCAGCTATCTGCCTGTTTTAAAAAATGCCGCGGCATTCAGAGATGAACACCAGAAGGTTGTGGGGGTGGTTGAGACCTTGACCGACATCTCGGAACTTGAGCGCCTGGACAAACAGGTCAATATGCTTGCCAGGCAGCGCAGCCACGACAATGACTTCTTCGGCATGACAGGCAAATCACAGCAAATGGAAACCGTGTTTGACATGATCCGAAAGGCTTCGAATTCCAATGCTCCTGTAATAATTCTGGGAGAAAGCGGGTCCGGCAAGGAGTTGGTTGCCGATGCCATTCACCTGAATGGTGCCAGAAAACAGGGACCGTTTATCCGGCTCAATTGTGCGGCCTTAAACCCATCTGTCCTGGAGAGCGAAATGTTCGGTCATGTTAAAGGGGCATTCACCGGGGCCCACAGCAACCGTATTGGACGGTTTGAGGCGGCACACCAGGGCAGTTTCTTTTTGGACGAAATCGGCGATATGCCCATGCCGCTGCAAACCAAATTGTTACGGGTGCTTGAGTCCGGGCAGTTTGAACGCGTGGGAGATATAACCCCTGTCCGGGTGGATGTCAGAATTATCACAGCCACCAATAAAAATCTTGAACGATTGATTGAAAAAAATGAATTCCGGCAGGATCTGTTTTATAGAATCAACGTTATTCCCATTTACCTGCCGCCGCTCAGGCAGCGGAGCGAAGACATTCCTTTGCTTGTAAACACCTTTATCCGTCAGTGCAATCAAAGTACCGGCAAAACCATCTCCGGCGTCAGCCGGGACGTGATGGATCTGTTTATGGCATACCAATGGCCCGGCAACATCCGTGAACTTAAGAATGCCATGGATTACGCGTTTGTCACGGCTGACGGCCCGATCATCCAGCTCGACCATATTCCCAAACGCATTGGTGATGATGCCGAACGATCCACCAGGCCGGAAAATAAAAAGCGCACGGATAACACAACCGATGAAAAACAGCAGTTAATTGATGCCTTGATAAAGGCAAACGGAAACCAAACCCGCGCGGCAAAACTTCTAAATGTCAACCGTGTCACGGTGTGGAACCGGATGAAAAAATACCATATCGATTTACAAAAAACACTGGCATACCAGTGA
- a CDS encoding CHC2 zinc finger domain-containing protein — MAHRFSSRELFELRNNIPVDMLIRDHLQIPSKIRDGYFRFLCPLCNEFQTAVNPTTNLARCFRCEKNFNTIDLVMKIKGYGFRDSVLFLKQINTTHQVPASKLAALVAAIGKPMPGGQ; from the coding sequence ATGGCGCACAGGTTTTCATCACGGGAATTATTTGAACTGAGGAACAATATCCCTGTGGATATGCTGATCAGGGATCATTTACAGATTCCATCTAAAATCAGGGATGGCTATTTTCGTTTTCTATGCCCTCTGTGCAATGAATTTCAAACGGCTGTAAATCCAACCACGAACCTGGCCAGGTGCTTCCGGTGCGAAAAAAACTTTAACACCATCGACCTTGTCATGAAAATCAAGGGATATGGATTCCGGGACAGCGTCCTGTTTTTGAAGCAGATAAATACTACCCACCAGGTTCCGGCATCAAAGCTGGCTGCCCTGGTCGCTGCAATCGGCAAACCCATGCCGGGAGGGCAATGA
- a CDS encoding DNA methylase, with protein sequence MKRLAKLETLIARNQECFSKIGKALKEIRDNRLYKQALFESFETYTRERWDMGKSHAYRLIKFYEVIYNLSPIGDTLPANESQARPLTQLDSIEQRQLWKEIIESGMELTARNIKKFIDSRKTASVTKPDLTDQISNEYMAVVKAMIEQVRVAQHDHWQQTSRQAALLWHRVIHEKIVSTGADNG encoded by the coding sequence ATGAAACGGTTGGCCAAGCTTGAAACCCTGATCGCCCGGAATCAGGAGTGTTTTTCCAAAATCGGCAAGGCCTTGAAAGAAATTCGTGACAATCGTTTGTATAAGCAGGCTCTGTTTGAATCATTCGAAACATATACCAGGGAACGATGGGATATGGGGAAATCCCATGCCTACCGCCTGATCAAATTCTATGAAGTCATTTATAATCTGTCCCCAATTGGGGACACGTTACCGGCCAACGAATCCCAGGCACGGCCTCTTACTCAACTGGATTCCATAGAACAGCGCCAACTTTGGAAGGAGATTATAGAAAGCGGCATGGAGTTAACCGCGCGTAACATCAAAAAATTTATCGACTCCCGAAAAACGGCATCGGTAACCAAACCGGATCTGACGGATCAAATTTCGAATGAATACATGGCTGTTGTAAAAGCAATGATTGAACAGGTCCGTGTAGCACAGCATGATCATTGGCAGCAGACCTCTCGCCAGGCTGCATTGTTGTGGCATCGGGTCATACACGAAAAGATTGTATCAACGGGGGCAGATAATGGATGA
- a CDS encoding integrase, translating to MDDLSIDDRFHLLLHKKIMNKTGSAKRRSKKYYKDQYKKTGIIPAPLLLVEKGIMDGRKCSGRPKVIDEQTKRRFIEMVKASCDPSSQGFIFITRRARTIKNYHCWLEEELGKTISLPALRRCAKRENLKFYLEKEDDQEPSPARYTFKSVPVFALIQVDGCKFQYLRIRDEHGNWQKPQVIEIFDTGSRKLFILEFYFTESNLNSVDLFTRFLLCTPFPLKTIGIRPDQAKGFLNLKRPINAINLAHSTPGGFYLAPDFSRAHSPKDKAHLESSHRSLHNFEIRIIKAFEDRIVKTVTEYDFKRGRKEKVTVTLLDITLDELRSSTVLRQYRDEHNHTQHYFTEDGVVSAWVPAQKFDDFLSNQADTLNFIPEQVQEYMKYGYRKIKATVSKNRTIRHDKRDFFVTSGADRFSKHKSTPVKISGYRDKLFIFEPSEDGILLGEAIAKKPFDRPPAPAPAPVPDELDTIIALLEKHNMAVDRPILIEVYHKGLSRARAEQVLHHNQSRYADYMKKMAQPEERKKQALFNAFMLDCQKSLNTNQVATYASLGE from the coding sequence ATGGATGACCTGAGCATTGACGACCGCTTCCACTTACTGCTGCATAAAAAAATCATGAATAAAACCGGATCTGCCAAGAGAAGATCCAAAAAATATTACAAAGACCAATACAAGAAAACCGGGATTATCCCGGCACCCCTTTTGCTGGTTGAAAAAGGCATTATGGATGGCCGCAAGTGCAGTGGGCGCCCAAAGGTTATAGACGAGCAAACAAAAAGGCGGTTTATTGAAATGGTCAAGGCGTCATGCGATCCGTCATCCCAGGGGTTCATTTTTATCACCCGAAGAGCCAGGACCATTAAAAATTACCACTGCTGGCTTGAGGAAGAGTTGGGCAAAACAATCAGCCTTCCGGCACTTCGGCGATGCGCCAAAAGGGAGAATCTCAAATTTTACCTGGAAAAAGAGGACGATCAGGAGCCGTCACCGGCACGTTATACCTTCAAATCGGTCCCGGTGTTTGCCTTGATCCAGGTTGACGGTTGCAAGTTCCAATATTTAAGAATCAGAGATGAACATGGGAACTGGCAGAAACCGCAGGTGATTGAAATATTTGATACCGGTTCCAGGAAGCTGTTCATCCTGGAATTCTATTTTACCGAAAGTAATCTGAACTCTGTGGACCTTTTTACCCGTTTTTTGTTATGCACCCCTTTTCCTTTGAAAACAATTGGCATCAGGCCCGACCAGGCAAAGGGATTTTTAAACTTAAAGCGTCCCATTAATGCCATTAACCTTGCGCATTCTACGCCAGGCGGTTTTTATTTGGCGCCGGATTTTTCAAGGGCGCATTCACCAAAAGATAAGGCGCATCTGGAATCTTCACACCGGAGCCTGCATAATTTTGAAATACGGATTATCAAAGCCTTTGAGGACAGGATTGTGAAAACCGTTACCGAATATGACTTCAAACGGGGAAGAAAGGAAAAAGTTACTGTAACCCTACTTGATATCACCCTTGATGAATTGAGGAGCAGCACTGTGCTCCGCCAATACCGTGACGAACATAATCATACACAACATTATTTTACTGAAGACGGCGTGGTCAGTGCCTGGGTGCCGGCACAGAAGTTTGATGATTTTTTATCAAACCAGGCAGACACTCTGAATTTTATCCCGGAGCAGGTTCAAGAATATATGAAATACGGTTACAGGAAAATCAAAGCCACCGTATCTAAAAACAGAACTATCCGCCATGACAAACGCGATTTTTTTGTGACCAGTGGTGCAGACCGGTTCAGCAAGCATAAAAGCACACCGGTAAAGATATCCGGATACAGGGACAAACTTTTTATCTTTGAGCCCAGTGAAGACGGCATACTCCTGGGCGAAGCCATTGCAAAAAAGCCGTTTGACAGACCACCGGCACCAGCGCCTGCTCCTGTGCCCGACGAACTCGACACCATTATCGCTCTTTTGGAAAAGCACAATATGGCCGTTGACCGGCCTATTTTAATCGAAGTTTACCATAAGGGCCTTTCCCGGGCCCGGGCGGAGCAAGTGCTTCACCATAATCAATCAAGGTACGCAGATTACATGAAAAAAATGGCCCAGCCTGAGGAACGTAAAAAACAGGCCTTGTTCAATGCATTTATGCTTGATTGCCAAAAATCGTTAAATACGAATCAAGTGGCCACTTATGCATCCCTCGGAGAATGA
- a CDS encoding ATP-binding protein codes for MKEDFISDKRRVSYLSATYNRIYRGQSVLIEGDFGAGKTRFLKLLRPKKLHAVWVESLFNIHETLASILKELNYEATATYRRTPQYLKTICNLSNCFIIIDEANDLDSRVWPYLKRIIDAGVPIVFAGLPKVRTHLSRNHPDILSRLKTLILYPIEVEDFIEKYKDIQQEAVEQIYMAVKGDMRKFKEICTDCQDRAKELNHNFVDINLALEFISDLPPQ; via the coding sequence ATGAAAGAGGATTTTATCAGTGATAAACGAAGAGTCTCATACCTGTCTGCCACTTATAACAGGATATACAGGGGCCAAAGCGTACTCATTGAAGGGGATTTTGGCGCAGGAAAAACTCGTTTTTTAAAACTGCTGCGGCCTAAAAAGCTCCATGCCGTATGGGTCGAGTCTCTGTTCAACATCCATGAAACCCTGGCATCCATACTCAAGGAATTGAATTATGAGGCCACCGCCACCTACCGCCGGACTCCCCAGTACCTGAAAACGATCTGCAACCTATCCAATTGTTTTATCATCATAGATGAAGCCAATGACCTGGACTCCCGGGTCTGGCCATATCTCAAACGAATTATTGATGCCGGTGTTCCCATCGTATTTGCAGGGCTCCCAAAGGTCAGAACCCATTTGAGCCGGAATCATCCCGATATACTCAGCCGTCTCAAAACTCTGATTTTATACCCCATAGAGGTCGAGGACTTCATCGAAAAATACAAAGATATCCAGCAGGAAGCCGTTGAACAAATTTATATGGCCGTCAAAGGCGACATGAGAAAATTTAAAGAAATCTGTACAGACTGCCAGGACAGGGCAAAGGAGTTGAATCACAACTTTGTTGATATCAACCTTGCTCTGGAATTTATATCCGATCTCCCTCCCCAGTAA
- a CDS encoding TOBE domain-containing protein encodes MNQKQTVESSLPSPKSPAQGGMDQGRLISMPETGPCLDSIQLDSLEQAFREWAKQSSRTDVQLSRRRILVIFLLIRYTGAKLNEILALDPLKRIDFNRQLVDLGNEDTDARTESRTVRISATFAAELEQMFNDPSFRRFLEKQFNVDPGFVRRKFYERAQGLGFPKTLGGPEMIRKARAVELMQRNMPMPAVQTMLGHSTMNLTSAYVSFSKDDIAQVTKLFIDREASRKTSARNSFFGKIKALQKGDIQTRVTLATAGGDTIESVITNSSLERLSLKESRLIMAEVKAPLVILYRGEKEPECTAENRLFGMVEQINAGRINTEYLVRIKDGTILCALVSTHGAQWLGLGVGDPVWAAFSCFSVVLNVD; translated from the coding sequence ATGAATCAAAAACAAACTGTTGAGTCTTCGTTACCATCCCCCAAGTCCCCTGCCCAGGGCGGCATGGACCAGGGCCGATTGATTTCGATGCCGGAAACAGGCCCTTGCCTGGATTCAATCCAGCTTGACAGCCTGGAACAGGCATTCAGGGAATGGGCGAAGCAATCTTCCCGGACAGATGTACAATTGTCCCGCCGTCGTATCCTGGTCATCTTTTTGTTGATTCGGTACACGGGTGCAAAGTTAAATGAAATTCTGGCCCTTGATCCCCTTAAACGTATTGATTTCAATCGGCAGTTGGTGGATTTGGGAAATGAGGATACCGATGCCCGGACAGAATCGAGGACCGTAAGGATTTCCGCCACCTTTGCTGCTGAACTTGAACAGATGTTCAACGATCCCTCATTCAGGCGGTTTCTTGAAAAGCAATTCAATGTTGATCCCGGGTTTGTCCGGCGTAAATTTTATGAGCGGGCCCAGGGGCTGGGCTTTCCCAAGACGCTTGGCGGTCCTGAAATGATCCGGAAGGCAAGGGCTGTGGAGTTAATGCAGCGCAATATGCCCATGCCGGCCGTACAGACCATGCTGGGCCATTCGACCATGAATCTGACCAGTGCTTATGTCTCTTTTTCCAAAGATGATATTGCCCAGGTGACAAAACTTTTCATCGACAGGGAGGCGTCTCGGAAAACCAGTGCCAGAAATTCATTTTTCGGTAAAATCAAGGCGCTTCAAAAAGGAGACATCCAGACCCGGGTAACACTGGCAACTGCCGGAGGCGATACCATTGAGTCCGTGATCACCAACAGCAGTCTGGAACGGCTCTCATTAAAAGAATCAAGATTGATTATGGCAGAGGTCAAAGCCCCCCTGGTTATTTTGTATCGTGGAGAAAAAGAACCCGAGTGCACTGCGGAGAACCGGTTGTTCGGCATGGTTGAGCAGATCAATGCCGGTAGGATCAATACGGAATATCTGGTGCGCATCAAAGACGGAACAATATTATGCGCCTTGGTATCAACACATGGCGCCCAATGGCTGGGTCTTGGTGTGGGTGATCCGGTCTGGGCCGCGTTCAGCTGTTTTTCCGTTGTGTTGAATGTGGATTGA